One Nitrosopumilus piranensis genomic region harbors:
- a CDS encoding tyrosine-type recombinase/integrase: protein MKTLQKNLRKTLTRDEFIEKFYNKSKSSGSRTVLLAVLKKFDSFCTEVYGQDSESLIVELRGDLSDALYNFLQDFVNYMENKELNPKTIASYFSTLRTFLRSQGIKISSDDIKDLIRLPEIIQELREPLTKDQLKLLLDYSKPDRKALYLTLLSSGMRIGEALSLRKKDFDLASKTIQITIPGRFTKTKQTRQTYISSEAKEAVLRILEEKQDDDLVFGKSENLIMAKLSEERTFDNLRKRCGLTEKYSDSNRHKVNIHSMRAFFHTQASIVHDEQYANAMDGHQGYLMQYYRLSPDKRLELYLELEPSLLIYQHTDYHKSQKALQTKVQELEERNKELMNLKDDLDKIKQKLSISEKYQKD, encoded by the coding sequence TTGAAAACTCTCCAAAAGAACCTCAGAAAGACTCTCACAAGGGATGAATTCATTGAAAAGTTCTACAACAAATCCAAGTCTTCAGGTTCTAGAACAGTTTTACTTGCTGTGCTGAAGAAATTTGACAGTTTTTGTACTGAAGTATATGGTCAGGATTCAGAGTCACTAATTGTGGAGCTTAGAGGCGATCTGAGTGATGCATTGTACAACTTTCTACAGGATTTTGTAAATTATATGGAAAACAAGGAGCTAAATCCCAAGACAATCGCATCATACTTCAGCACATTACGTACATTTCTTCGAAGTCAGGGAATCAAGATTAGCTCAGATGACATAAAGGACTTGATTCGATTACCTGAAATAATTCAGGAACTTCGAGAACCACTAACCAAAGATCAACTGAAGTTATTGTTGGATTACTCAAAACCAGACAGAAAAGCTCTGTATCTGACATTACTAAGCTCAGGCATGAGAATTGGTGAAGCGTTATCACTACGAAAAAAGGACTTTGATTTAGCCTCAAAAACCATTCAAATCACCATTCCTGGTAGATTCACAAAGACAAAGCAGACCCGCCAAACCTACATTTCTAGTGAGGCAAAAGAAGCAGTACTGAGAATTTTAGAAGAAAAACAAGATGATGATCTGGTATTTGGAAAATCTGAAAATTTGATAATGGCAAAACTATCTGAAGAAAGAACATTTGACAATCTTCGAAAGAGATGTGGTTTGACTGAAAAATATTCAGACAGCAACAGACACAAAGTTAACATCCACTCTATGAGAGCATTCTTTCACACCCAAGCTTCAATTGTTCATGATGAGCAGTATGCAAACGCTATGGATGGACATCAAGGGTATCTGATGCAGTATTATCGTCTTTCCCCAGACAAAAGATTAGAATTGTATCTGGAATTGGAACCAAGCTTGCTGATTTATCAACATACAGATTATCATAAATCACAAAAAGCATTACAGACTAAGGTCCAGGAACTTGAAGAAAGAAACAAGGAATTGATGAATCTAAAGGATGATCTTGATAAGATTAAACAAAAGTTGTCTATTTCTGAAAAATATCAAAAGGATTAA
- a CDS encoding antitoxin VapB family protein: MNSKSYHIVVSEFNYEKLKKLGSKGDSFDDIVTRLLEAQK, from the coding sequence ATGAATTCAAAATCATACCATATCGTTGTATCAGAATTCAACTATGAGAAACTCAAAAAATTAGGCTCTAAAGGTGATTCATTTGATGATATAGTAACTAGGCTCTTGGAGGCTCAAAAATAA
- a CDS encoding HNH endonuclease translates to MSKLTSKKKAVYLQIIISRDGFKCFYCKQSFVKNNWIYEHLDNNPNHSEVENIVLAHQSCNLKKRNDCDMQIMAMEKLKLNHQVNLSCERESVELEGPTLSPEMDTNMQNFEITEQYITEIIQTDTSIEAKNAINAAAMLCHKKTGSGSTVAIRRYIDMLTSSEGPFMFAKNDEGKKIIIKRSGK, encoded by the coding sequence ATGTCTAAGCTTACTTCAAAGAAAAAGGCAGTTTATCTCCAGATAATTATTAGTCGTGATGGTTTCAAATGTTTTTACTGCAAGCAATCATTTGTAAAAAATAACTGGATTTACGAACACTTAGACAATAATCCTAATCATTCTGAAGTAGAAAACATAGTACTTGCTCATCAATCCTGCAACTTAAAGAAAAGAAATGACTGTGATATGCAAATTATGGCTATGGAAAAACTCAAGCTAAATCACCAAGTGAACTTATCGTGTGAGAGAGAAAGTGTAGAACTCGAAGGGCCCACTTTGAGTCCAGAAATGGATACAAACATGCAAAATTTTGAGATAACTGAGCAATATATCACCGAAATAATCCAAACTGATACCTCAATTGAGGCTAAAAATGCCATAAATGCTGCAGCCATGCTTTGTCATAAAAAAACAGGCAGTGGAAGTACTGTGGCCATAAGACGATATATTGACATGCTAACTTCAAGTGAAGGCCCATTTATGTTTGCCAAAAATGATGAAGGGAAAAAGATTATTATAAAAAGGAGTGGAAAATAA
- a CDS encoding AlbA family DNA-binding domain-containing protein — translation MIGKNILDISFDDIEFLLKNRIDESDVLDYKEKLVKEQDLVKHVCAFANTRGGHIVFGIKESGQGGYPVEITGLLTSDLNKEKLEQIVLSNIVPRLDVKIKSIIIPDSDKSILVVQIPDSSQKPHQSNHSKKFYKRFQFESAEMTENEVSDCYRRRFFNYKQVNQYINETLVDVKEDTVTLNVLVVPSNMQYRMIDTSNYEEIEKIQSIKYPLYFPQNSLPNYPLHPFAHGLTSKYPFNNRPEELQIHRNGSVLYVGYYDHKNENSEINIPYEKVATKIMQTLIFSHTLLSNHNYFGDVMIVVTTKCLSQSVLPNKNGYLSDYPHLDTLNAIIEREHSMPYVETKYEEITSSMMNEIFNHYGEFRCPLFDEQGNYNGYGGRKRRQQQSK, via the coding sequence ATGATTGGAAAAAATATTCTTGATATTTCCTTTGATGATATTGAATTTCTTTTAAAAAATAGGATTGATGAAAGTGATGTTCTAGACTATAAGGAAAAATTGGTAAAAGAACAAGATTTAGTCAAACATGTATGTGCATTTGCAAATACTCGTGGAGGTCATATTGTTTTTGGAATTAAAGAATCTGGCCAAGGCGGATATCCAGTAGAAATAACTGGATTGCTCACATCTGATCTGAATAAAGAAAAACTTGAACAAATTGTTTTATCAAATATTGTTCCTAGATTAGATGTAAAAATAAAATCTATAATCATTCCAGATTCTGATAAGTCTATTTTAGTTGTACAAATACCTGATAGTTCTCAAAAACCTCATCAAAGTAATCATTCTAAAAAATTCTACAAACGTTTTCAATTTGAATCTGCTGAAATGACCGAAAATGAGGTTTCAGATTGTTATAGAAGACGTTTCTTCAACTACAAGCAAGTTAATCAATACATCAATGAAACATTAGTTGATGTTAAAGAAGACACGGTAACTTTGAATGTCCTTGTTGTTCCATCTAACATGCAATATAGAATGATAGACACATCAAATTATGAAGAAATTGAAAAAATTCAATCTATAAAGTATCCTCTTTATTTTCCACAGAACAGTCTCCCAAATTATCCTTTACACCCATTTGCTCATGGATTGACTTCCAAATACCCTTTCAATAATAGGCCTGAAGAATTACAAATTCATCGTAATGGCTCTGTTCTTTATGTTGGGTATTATGATCATAAAAACGAAAATTCTGAAATAAACATTCCATATGAGAAAGTAGCTACAAAAATAATGCAAACTCTTATTTTTTCACATACTCTCTTATCCAATCATAACTATTTTGGCGATGTAATGATTGTTGTAACTACAAAATGTTTGTCCCAAAGTGTATTGCCAAATAAAAATGGCTATCTTTCTGATTATCCTCACTTGGATACTCTAAACGCAATAATTGAAAGAGAACATTCAATGCCTTATGTAGAAACAAAATATGAAGAAATTACATCATCTATGATGAATGAAATTTTTAATCATTATGGAGAATTCAGATGTCCATTATTTGATGAGCAAGGAAATTATAATGGATATGGTGGACGTAAAAGAAGACAGCAGCAATCAAAATAA
- a CDS encoding ammonium transporter: protein MKIKFLIITSSLVVLFSLISLIQNSVGNQIMVGGITVSSSIVLLLSIIFSMFSWFLFAWASKTFKVFGISLSIISGAALVAPFHDILGPMAAIVIGIVAGSVAHMVQKYLKNSDNKSLIIAMGIATATYLVLFVVIFLIYPTPHIWDTVYGGGTMDMDPDLAPSYALDFMGGLFYHTILPLTALSVGISALFLVPYFILKRKKIPSRPYISLILAGLLLYFGMPYLISSLDPLVMIFLSQPEQIIRWVFDFRFIGLMIPIIIFSVAGILLYRSSVIRKLIRK from the coding sequence ATGAAGATTAAATTTTTGATAATTACTTCATCTCTAGTCGTACTATTTTCTTTGATTTCACTAATCCAAAATTCTGTGGGAAATCAGATTATGGTGGGCGGAATCACAGTAAGTAGCAGCATCGTTTTGTTGCTTTCAATTATTTTCTCTATGTTTTCTTGGTTCTTGTTTGCATGGGCATCCAAGACTTTCAAAGTATTTGGGATTTCTTTAAGCATAATTTCTGGAGCGGCTCTTGTGGCTCCGTTTCATGACATTTTGGGACCCATGGCTGCAATTGTAATTGGGATAGTTGCAGGATCCGTGGCACATATGGTTCAAAAATATTTGAAAAACAGTGACAACAAATCCCTGATAATTGCCATGGGCATTGCTACAGCTACCTATCTTGTTTTATTTGTGGTGATATTCTTAATCTACCCTACACCCCATATCTGGGATACGGTATACGGTGGTGGGACCATGGATATGGATCCTGATTTGGCCCCAAGTTATGCCTTGGATTTTATGGGTGGTTTGTTTTATCATACAATTTTACCTCTAACTGCTTTGTCTGTGGGAATCTCTGCACTGTTTTTAGTACCTTATTTTATCCTAAAAAGAAAAAAGATTCCAAGCAGACCCTACATTTCTTTGATCTTGGCAGGACTGTTGTTGTATTTCGGAATGCCTTATCTTATTTCGTCTTTAGATCCTCTCGTAATGATATTCTTATCTCAACCTGAACAAATCATAAGATGGGTTTTTGATTTTAGGTTCATTGGATTGATGATCCCAATCATCATATTCTCTGTTGCAGGAATCTTATTGTATAGATCTTCAGTCATTAGGAAATTAATTAGAAAATGA
- a CDS encoding DUF4362 domain-containing protein, with translation MKTRNKVILIGIILFSGLIVIPATISIGSTFYCNSILSDDCVVYSISLLPNFRPVIDEVLGKDESQRQYDTSPATCNDIMGKPDGKCFVKSFQECKHASIKNKLYTVEGDPIFYYVYIDVDDCLLRYHVDLRQDGTTDNDTQDFRGFVCSDIQLNDNELFFQCEDEQLVLPLR, from the coding sequence ATGAAAACTAGAAACAAAGTAATCTTAATTGGAATAATCTTGTTTTCAGGATTAATTGTAATTCCTGCAACTATAAGCATTGGCAGCACATTTTATTGCAATTCTATTCTCTCTGATGACTGTGTAGTTTATTCAATTTCTTTGCTTCCTAATTTTAGACCTGTAATAGATGAAGTTTTAGGCAAAGACGAAAGCCAAAGACAATATGACACTAGTCCTGCTACATGCAACGACATTATGGGAAAACCTGATGGCAAATGCTTTGTAAAATCTTTTCAAGAATGCAAACATGCAAGCATAAAAAACAAGTTGTACACTGTTGAGGGAGATCCAATATTTTACTATGTATATATTGATGTTGATGACTGTCTATTGCGATACCATGTTGATTTAAGACAAGATGGAACTACAGACAATGATACACAAGACTTTCGTGGTTTTGTTTGCAGTGATATTCAACTAAATGATAACGAACTATTTTTCCAATGTGAAGATGAACAACTAGTATTACCTCTGAGATGA
- a CDS encoding aminotransferase class I/II-fold pyridoxal phosphate-dependent enzyme: protein MKVSKKVAGVEYAIRDIVLAARKVQQKGIKVDYLNIGDPVQFGFQPPDNVKQALIDAINKGENYYSTSEGLLELRQEIAKKENAKGLSISADEILVTNGVSEGLDMVISSIVEEGDEVLLPGPYYPPYASYVRLHGGVPVEFAVDLENSTPDIDDIKSKITSKTVAICLISPNNPTGVVFNEKSLKELVEIANQHNLYIICDEIYDQIIFDEKFVGIGKVAGDSPVIVLNGFSKVHLMSGWRIGYIAFNNSPKLDAIRENLPKLARVRIATSLPVQHAALESLKGPQNYISNFVSEIKKRRDLVVKRLNEMPGLSCPNPKGAFYAFPKIEDNRFRTDKEFVTKLLESKGVLTVHGSGFGEKYGSGHFRLVYLPSLEILDSAMNKIEEFVTQ from the coding sequence TTGAAGGTATCAAAAAAAGTAGCAGGTGTAGAGTATGCAATTAGAGATATTGTTCTAGCTGCAAGAAAAGTGCAACAAAAAGGAATCAAAGTCGATTACCTTAACATTGGTGATCCTGTGCAATTTGGTTTTCAGCCACCTGATAATGTTAAACAAGCTTTGATTGATGCAATCAACAAAGGCGAAAACTACTATTCTACTTCTGAAGGTCTTTTGGAATTAAGACAAGAGATTGCAAAAAAAGAAAATGCCAAAGGATTATCCATATCTGCTGATGAAATTCTAGTAACAAATGGAGTCTCAGAAGGACTAGACATGGTAATTTCATCAATTGTTGAAGAAGGAGATGAAGTATTACTTCCAGGACCATATTATCCACCTTATGCATCCTATGTCAGATTACATGGTGGTGTACCCGTAGAATTTGCAGTTGACTTGGAAAATTCTACTCCTGATATTGATGATATAAAATCCAAAATTACTTCAAAAACTGTTGCCATCTGTTTGATTAGTCCAAACAACCCAACAGGAGTTGTATTTAATGAAAAATCCCTCAAAGAGTTAGTAGAGATTGCAAATCAGCATAATCTCTACATTATTTGTGATGAAATCTATGATCAAATTATCTTTGATGAAAAATTTGTAGGAATTGGCAAAGTTGCAGGAGACTCTCCAGTAATTGTTCTAAATGGTTTTTCCAAAGTCCATTTGATGTCTGGATGGAGAATTGGCTATATTGCATTTAACAATTCACCAAAACTTGATGCAATACGCGAGAATCTTCCAAAACTAGCTCGAGTACGAATTGCAACTAGTTTGCCTGTTCAACATGCTGCATTAGAGTCATTAAAAGGGCCTCAAAATTATATCTCTAACTTTGTTTCTGAAATTAAAAAGCGTAGAGACTTGGTTGTAAAACGATTAAATGAGATGCCTGGACTTTCTTGCCCAAATCCTAAAGGTGCATTTTATGCATTTCCGAAAATTGAAGACAATAGATTTAGGACAGACAAAGAATTTGTTACAAAATTACTAGAATCAAAAGGAGTTTTAACTGTACATGGGTCTGGCTTTGGAGAGAAATATGGTAGTGGTCATTTCCGATTGGTATATCTTCCTAGTCTTGAAATTTTAGATTCAGCAATGAACAAGATTGAAGAATTTGTTACTCAATAA
- a CDS encoding pyridoxamine 5'-phosphate oxidase family protein: protein MSKKDEFLKTQKILRLATVGKNKTPHIVPVWYRYSAKKIYIGTNTRTQKAKNAKKNNKVSFCIDTGINAPNIYGVMGQGKANLILKESKVKSIAKNILLRYFKTLENKSAKELLDDTDCIIEIVPEKISVWSY, encoded by the coding sequence ATGAGCAAAAAAGATGAATTTCTAAAAACACAAAAGATACTGCGTTTAGCTACTGTTGGAAAAAACAAGACACCACATATTGTTCCTGTTTGGTATAGATATAGCGCAAAAAAAATCTACATAGGCACAAACACTAGAACACAAAAGGCAAAAAACGCAAAGAAAAACAACAAAGTCTCTTTTTGTATAGATACAGGAATTAATGCACCTAACATCTATGGTGTCATGGGACAAGGAAAAGCAAATCTGATATTAAAAGAATCTAAAGTAAAATCAATTGCAAAAAATATTCTACTGCGATACTTTAAGACACTAGAAAATAAATCAGCAAAAGAATTACTTGATGATACTGACTGTATTATTGAGATTGTTCCTGAAAAGATTTCTGTGTGGAGTTATTGA
- the npdG gene encoding NADPH-dependent F420 reductase — MKVGIIGGTGGMGKGFALRWSQNHDVIVGSRDAARAAESASEYTNLAKEAFGEIKGSISGSDNVSVAKESDVLILSIPYENIDSVCSGILPEVKDDCVIVSPIVPMTKTDVGFECVSIKDNKPFSYKLVSNHMKNKSKLVSAFHVISEKKLVNPTLELDYDIFVCGDDKEAVGVVNTLIDEIKGLRSIYLGPIELSYLAEMSTPLLLNAMIQNKIKNPGIKII, encoded by the coding sequence ATGAAAGTAGGAATTATTGGTGGAACCGGCGGAATGGGCAAAGGTTTTGCTCTAAGATGGTCACAAAATCATGATGTAATAGTTGGCTCTAGAGATGCTGCAAGAGCAGCAGAATCAGCTTCAGAATATACAAATTTAGCAAAAGAAGCATTTGGAGAAATTAAAGGAAGTATTTCAGGAAGTGATAATGTTTCAGTTGCAAAAGAAAGTGACGTATTGATTTTATCAATTCCCTACGAAAACATTGATTCAGTGTGTTCTGGAATATTGCCAGAAGTCAAAGATGATTGTGTTATAGTATCACCAATTGTTCCAATGACTAAAACAGATGTGGGGTTTGAGTGTGTTTCAATTAAAGATAACAAACCATTCTCATACAAATTAGTATCAAACCACATGAAAAACAAATCAAAATTGGTTTCTGCATTTCATGTAATTTCAGAAAAGAAACTTGTAAATCCGACTTTGGAACTAGATTATGACATTTTTGTTTGTGGAGATGACAAAGAGGCAGTAGGTGTAGTCAATACCTTAATTGATGAAATTAAGGGATTAAGATCAATTTACTTGGGACCAATTGAATTGTCATATCTTGCAGAAATGTCAACACCATTGCTACTTAATGCAATGATTCAAAACAAGATAAAAAATCCTGGAATCAAAATTATCTAA
- a CDS encoding histidine phosphatase family protein, giving the protein MGQIIFLRHGQAKNNTERILAGRTEGVPLTDVGEQQAQHTAELLEHMNISAIYSSPIQRAKHTAEIVGKHNSLDVKIDERLIELDMGKFTGMAYDEIFNDHGNVFMKFYEGDLEIAHNGVETFDQVRKRVLGIVDHVVEKHPDENIVLVTHMDPIKAMLSTVVDLSPTNLFELIIANASLNLFRENKRKFSISGLNVMHPTRFDQGW; this is encoded by the coding sequence TTGGGACAGATAATTTTTCTAAGACACGGTCAGGCAAAAAATAACACTGAACGAATCCTGGCAGGTAGAACCGAAGGTGTTCCGTTAACTGATGTTGGGGAACAACAAGCACAGCATACTGCAGAACTACTTGAGCATATGAATATCTCTGCAATTTATTCAAGTCCTATTCAAAGAGCAAAACACACTGCAGAAATTGTTGGAAAACATAACTCACTTGATGTCAAAATTGATGAAAGATTAATCGAACTTGATATGGGAAAATTTACTGGTATGGCTTATGATGAAATATTCAATGATCATGGAAATGTCTTTATGAAATTTTATGAAGGTGATCTTGAAATTGCACACAACGGCGTAGAAACTTTTGATCAGGTTAGAAAGAGAGTATTAGGAATAGTAGATCATGTGGTTGAAAAACATCCTGATGAAAATATTGTACTAGTAACTCACATGGACCCAATCAAAGCAATGCTTTCAACAGTAGTTGACTTGTCTCCTACAAACCTCTTTGAGTTAATTATAGCAAATGCATCATTGAATCTCTTTAGGGAAAATAAACGCAAGTTTTCAATTTCAGGACTTAATGTAATGCATCCAACTCGTTTCGATCAAGGTTGGTAG
- a CDS encoding heme transporter CcmC, whose translation MKGIVGLFLVLAVLVMVPAIEYAFAAGDEPGEYLDRRVIIWNLFFRMMTIAFVVGAVVSGTIIWQVWRFRESHPKAKPTPYEGTDW comes from the coding sequence ATGAAGGGTATAGTCGGGTTATTCTTAGTATTGGCAGTTTTAGTAATGGTTCCTGCTATAGAGTATGCATTTGCTGCAGGTGATGAACCAGGTGAATATCTTGATCGCAGAGTGATTATTTGGAATTTATTCTTTAGAATGATGACTATTGCATTTGTAGTTGGTGCCGTTGTTTCAGGTACTATTATTTGGCAAGTTTGGAGATTCAGAGAATCCCATCCAAAAGCAAAACCAACTCCATATGAGGGGACTGACTGGTAG
- a CDS encoding cupredoxin domain-containing protein gives MGGHSNWPEWIYVGVVIALMCWVGAEAWEAERLVEHVPEGAEIIKVTGQQWFWTFEHEDGTKEIGELHVEKGKAYKFEIHSKDVNHSFNIHDYVVLMDAIPGRVNTVWFAPTDVGEHDIQCREYCGLIHYNMRGTLIVEEPKS, from the coding sequence ATGGGTGGACATTCTAACTGGCCTGAATGGATTTACGTTGGAGTAGTTATAGCTCTAATGTGTTGGGTAGGTGCAGAAGCTTGGGAAGCTGAAAGACTTGTAGAGCATGTACCAGAAGGTGCTGAAATTATCAAAGTCACAGGACAACAATGGTTCTGGACTTTTGAACATGAAGATGGAACAAAAGAAATTGGTGAACTACATGTAGAAAAAGGCAAAGCCTACAAATTTGAAATTCATTCCAAAGATGTTAATCACTCATTTAACATTCACGATTATGTTGTTTTGATGGATGCAATTCCTGGTAGAGTAAATACCGTATGGTTTGCACCTACTGATGTTGGTGAACATGATATTCAATGCAGAGAATATTGTGGATTGATTCACTATAACATGCGTGGAACATTAATTGTGGAGGAGCCAAAATCTTGA
- a CDS encoding cytochrome c oxidase subunit I: MVLELQKPRPIWQIMFSTHHTDVGLLYLIMSLGFLFLGGALALAIRAELFLPGAQIIGDAMTFNRIFTVHGTTLIFLFIIPFASAVGNYFVPIMVRYKDMAYPKLNAIAFWMIPPSGALIWLGFADFTWYATPPYSIISAPGPAADMWIFGLKILGISSVLGSINFVVTILKCKHPDMSIGQVPLLAWSFLSSSLIILVAIPTFAAALLMLLTDRLGVTGFFNPAMGGDPIAYAHLFWFTFHPEVYVLVIPAIGMMYEIIPRFSRKPIYSFNSGIFAFVLLSIVGFSSWAHHMYATGMSFTEKTVFMVGTLAAVPASAMHVYNFIATMWNGRIKFSTPMMWAVGGIALFFSAGAGGVANAAMPLDFTTHDTYWVVGHFHLFVMGTIAFGSIGYLYYMYPYVTGRMYNETMGKIHFIMSFIGTVLVFFTQHVLGLYGMPRRIFDYPPIPEWIAMNQIASVGAMIIGVSMVIFLINMIYSAGKGEPANTEDPFGVGGKYYYPFEAKNPSH, encoded by the coding sequence ATGGTTCTAGAATTACAAAAACCACGCCCAATTTGGCAAATTATGTTCTCAACACACCACACTGATGTTGGTTTACTTTATCTTATCATGTCATTAGGGTTCTTATTTTTGGGTGGTGCATTAGCACTTGCAATCAGAGCTGAATTGTTCTTGCCTGGTGCACAAATTATTGGCGATGCAATGACCTTTAACAGAATTTTCACAGTTCACGGAACCACATTGATCTTCTTGTTTATCATTCCATTTGCATCAGCTGTTGGTAACTACTTTGTTCCAATTATGGTTAGATACAAAGACATGGCATATCCAAAACTCAACGCAATAGCATTTTGGATGATTCCTCCTTCTGGAGCCCTTATTTGGTTGGGATTTGCAGACTTTACTTGGTATGCTACACCTCCTTACTCTATTATCAGTGCCCCAGGACCAGCTGCTGACATGTGGATATTTGGACTAAAGATTTTAGGCATATCTTCTGTTCTTGGTTCAATTAATTTTGTTGTTACAATTCTCAAATGTAAACATCCAGACATGTCAATTGGTCAAGTCCCACTATTGGCATGGTCATTCTTGTCATCTTCATTGATTATTCTTGTTGCAATCCCAACATTTGCAGCAGCATTGTTGATGCTTTTGACTGACAGACTTGGTGTTACTGGATTCTTTAATCCTGCAATGGGTGGGGATCCAATTGCATACGCACACTTGTTCTGGTTTACATTCCATCCTGAAGTGTATGTTCTTGTCATTCCAGCTATTGGTATGATGTATGAGATTATTCCAAGATTCTCAAGAAAACCAATCTATAGTTTTAACTCTGGTATCTTTGCATTCGTGTTATTATCCATTGTAGGATTCTCATCATGGGCACACCACATGTATGCAACCGGAATGTCATTTACTGAAAAGACTGTATTTATGGTTGGAACACTTGCAGCAGTTCCAGCATCTGCAATGCACGTCTATAATTTCATTGCAACAATGTGGAATGGCAGAATCAAGTTTTCAACTCCTATGATGTGGGCAGTTGGTGGAATTGCATTATTCTTCTCTGCAGGTGCAGGTGGTGTTGCAAATGCTGCTATGCCATTAGACTTTACAACTCATGATACTTACTGGGTAGTTGGACACTTCCATCTCTTTGTGATGGGAACCATTGCATTTGGTTCAATTGGTTATCTTTACTACATGTATCCATATGTCACAGGAAGAATGTATAATGAAACAATGGGTAAGATTCACTTTATCATGTCCTTCATAGGAACTGTTTTGGTATTCTTTACTCAACACGTACTTGGGTTATACGGAATGCCAAGAAGAATCTTTGACTACCCCCCAATCCCAGAATGGATTGCAATGAACCAAATTGCATCAGTTGGTGCAATGATTATTGGGGTCAGTATGGTGATATTTTTGATAAACATGATTTACAGCGCCGGAAAGGGAGAGCCTGCAAACACAGAGGATCCATTTGGTGTTGGAGGTAAATACTACTATCCATTTGAGGCAAAGAACCCATCCCATTAG
- a CDS encoding plastocyanin/azurin family copper-binding protein — MSHDTQTVYRTTPARTGKMMAIMLGICIVGGAIFFSLWDYWISEPAPVVAMMAGEADHAAPVAATGKTITSDLSFVESSDFRTLAFNALPGEPDNNPTINMNVGDKVIFNVVNDGVSFHAFGVTKDTEGFGGIIPGSEIASPSNPLKAGESGTSEFVAGEEGTYYYICTVPGHREQGMVGEIIVGPAQGGSSSGVAAAPTGVSHDFTLDFVESDDFRTLAFNALPGEDGNNPEIRVNSGDEVTITSANNGKSFHAFGVVANPEDFNNILWNSEIAAASNPLKPGESGSTTFTAGAPGTYYYICTVPGHALQGMVGNFIVE, encoded by the coding sequence ATGAGTCACGATACACAAACAGTTTACAGAACAACTCCAGCAAGAACTGGAAAAATGATGGCAATAATGCTAGGAATCTGTATTGTTGGTGGTGCCATCTTCTTTTCACTTTGGGATTATTGGATTTCAGAACCTGCACCAGTTGTTGCAATGATGGCAGGTGAAGCAGATCATGCTGCACCAGTAGCTGCAACAGGCAAGACAATTACATCTGATCTTTCGTTTGTTGAATCATCTGACTTTAGGACTTTGGCATTTAATGCATTACCCGGGGAACCTGATAACAATCCAACAATCAACATGAATGTTGGTGATAAAGTAATCTTTAACGTAGTTAATGATGGAGTTTCCTTCCACGCATTTGGTGTTACAAAAGACACTGAAGGATTTGGTGGAATTATCCCAGGCTCTGAAATTGCATCACCATCAAATCCACTAAAGGCAGGTGAAAGTGGAACTTCAGAATTTGTTGCAGGTGAAGAAGGTACATACTATTACATCTGTACTGTTCCTGGTCATAGGGAACAAGGAATGGTTGGTGAAATCATAGTTGGACCTGCTCAAGGTGGTAGTAGTTCTGGTGTTGCAGCAGCTCCAACAGGAGTTTCTCATGACTTTACTTTGGACTTTGTAGAATCTGATGATTTTAGAACATTAGCATTTAATGCATTACCAGGAGAAGATGGTAACAATCCTGAAATTCGTGTAAACTCTGGTGATGAGGTTACCATTACATCTGCAAATAATGGAAAATCATTTCATGCATTTGGAGTAGTTGCAAACCCTGAAGACTTTAACAATATACTTTGGAATTCTGAAATTGCAGCAGCATCCAACCCTCTAAAACCTGGTGAAAGTGGAAGTACTACTTTTACTGCTGGTGCACCTGGTACATACTATTACATCTGTACAGTTCCTGGACATGCATTACAAGGCATGGTAGGTAACTTCATAGTAGAATAA